A segment of the Candidatus Jettenia caeni genome:
AAAGGCGCCGATGTCCAAGTCCTACCTTGCGGTCTTCAGAAATCCATATACCCGCACCGTCAGGCCCCCTGTGTACCATAGTATCCCGCATACGGATGATATACGGCTCTGTAATAATAAAGTCGCTATTTCGAAATACGAAAGATCCTACTATTCCACACATTTAGAGAGAAACAGATATAGTATAATTAAAATGAAACAGTGGGGGCAGGTTTCAAACCTGCCCCTTACACATGAAAAAAACAGTATCGACGTAGGGCAAGGCTTTAGCCTTGCAGAAAGCAACTCCCAATCTCATCTTCTACCAAAAAGGCTATGTTTGTTGCCTGCACCTGCTGCCAGAGAGGAATAGGCCATTCTCCTCCTTTTTGAATAGCAAGGGCGAAGGCCTCAAGCTCATCTTTCTGTCCCTTGTCGATTCTTTTGGTCTCAGTTCCTTTCACTTTAGAGCCAGTTATCGTAAGTTCCTTGTAATCATTGAGAGATAAAACTTTTCCATCAACAAAAATATCGAGTTGTTCTTTCGGATATTCTTTGCTTCCAAGAGCTGTATAGGTAAGTGTAGCAACAGAGCCTTCTTCAAAGGTTATTGTTGCAATAAAATTATCCTTGCAACGGTAATAATTATGAGCAGGCTTGATGGCTTTTGCGCTCACTGATGTAACTTTGCTTTCTGTTAAATAGGTAAAAAGATCATAAATATGGCAAGCCTCGCCTAAATTACGGCCACCACCCTCTTCCGTATGAACCCAGTGATTAAAAGGAATATACCCTGCATTCATCCGGTAATTCAATATCATCGGGTTGCTCCGGTTTTTGATTATTTCATAGATGCGGCGGATATGACAGGAAAAACGGCGATTAAAACCCGTCATTAAAACCGGCAGGAGATGGCCGGTAGATGACAAATAGAAATTTTCGATTTCTTTTAGCTCGTCCCTGGTAAGCGCCAATGGCTTTTCTAGCAGCACATGCTTGCCTGCCTGGATTGCCTTCAAAGCCATTATGGCATGAAGATTATGCCGGGTAGCAATTAAAACAGCATCAATCTCCGGATCATCAAGAATCTGTTGATAATCCGTAGTAGCATAGTTGACATTAAACTGTTTTGCAGTAGCGACTGCGTTATGGCCTGTCCGGCTCATAATTGCCTGTATATGGTAAGAGCTTGATAGCGCCTGGAGATTGGGAAGGTGCATACCTCTGGCAAAATCACCGGCCCCCGCAATTGCTATCCGGATCTGATGAGATCCTGCAGGAGTTGCTGTTGGATTTGGAACAGTACGGATGGGAGTAGTATCTTCTTTTGATTTTGGATAGGAAAGCAGTATCATAAGAGGCTTTGCCCCTTCAGCTTTTAGAGATTCATAAGCTTCCCCAGCCTGTTCTATAGAATAAGTAGCCGCAATGAGAGGATCTACCTTGACTTTTCTATCAGAAATCAACCTGAGATACTCCGACATATTGCGATTCTCAGTCCAGCGTACATAAGGCACAGGATAGTCTAAACCTTTTTCCTCATAGAGAAAATCATAGCGACCCGGCCCATAGGAAGTTGAGATGAAAAAATCCAGTTCTTTTTGATAAAAATCAGCCCGAGTAAGGTTTAGTCCTACGTCGCCAACTAATACAACGCGTCCCTTTTTACGGCACATCTGAAAAGCTGTTGAAATGACTTTATCGGAAGATGTAGAGGCCGCTATAATCACACCATCAGAGCCGATACCATCAGTGAAACGCGCAACCGCTTCAATATCATTGCCCTCGTCAGGATGAATCCCTATATCCATACCGAGCTTATTAGCCAGATTAACACGTTCCCTATCAAGATCGGTTCCTATAACCCTGCAACCATTGGCCTTGAGCAACTGAACAATAAGCTGCCCCAAAATACCTAAACCAAGAACAACGAATGTTTCACCCAATGTCGGACTGGCACGGCGTACTCCCTGAAGGGCTATAGCTCCCAGGGTAACAGTACTCGCTAAAGCAAGATCTACATTTTCCGGTACAGGAACTGTCAAATTTCCCGGAACACGGATGAACTCCGCATGATGGGCACACTGAGCCCCGGCACATGCAACCCGGTCACCCGGCCGCAAATCATCAATTCCACTGCCTGCTTCTATTACAATACCGGAAGCAGAATACCCTGTCGGCTGGCCTGCGGAGAGTTTACTATCAACCAGGTTACGGGTATGGGCAAGCCCCTGTGTTA
Coding sequences within it:
- a CDS encoding oxidoreductase; amino-acid sequence: MKQVLIRQGQVVVEEIPVPQVESGTVLVRVNYSCISIGTEMSGIKASGLPLWKKALKQPENVKKALQMVVTQGLAHTRNLVDSKLSAGQPTGYSASGIVIEAGSGIDDLRPGDRVACAGAQCAHHAEFIRVPGNLTVPVPENVDLALASTVTLGAIALQGVRRASPTLGETFVVLGLGILGQLIVQLLKANGCRVIGTDLDRERVNLANKLGMDIGIHPDEGNDIEAVARFTDGIGSDGVIIAASTSSDKVISTAFQMCRKKGRVVLVGDVGLNLTRADFYQKELDFFISTSYGPGRYDFLYEEKGLDYPVPYVRWTENRNMSEYLRLISDRKVKVDPLIAATYSIEQAGEAYESLKAEGAKPLMILLSYPKSKEDTTPIRTVPNPTATPAGSHQIRIAIAGAGDFARGMHLPNLQALSSSYHIQAIMSRTGHNAVATAKQFNVNYATTDYQQILDDPEIDAVLIATRHNLHAIMALKAIQAGKHVLLEKPLALTRDELKEIENFYLSSTGHLLPVLMTGFNRRFSCHIRRIYEIIKNRSNPMILNYRMNAGYIPFNHWVHTEEGGGRNLGEACHIYDLFTYLTESKVTSVSAKAIKPAHNYYRCKDNFIATITFEEGSVATLTYTALGSKEYPKEQLDIFVDGKVLSLNDYKELTITGSKVKGTETKRIDKGQKDELEAFALAIQKGGEWPIPLWQQVQATNIAFLVEDEIGSCFLQG